One window from the genome of Rhodopseudomonas sp. P2A-2r encodes:
- a CDS encoding efflux RND transporter periplasmic adaptor subunit: MSIPMRLIAAAAFCVLLAGCKEEAAAPVPVRPVLSAIVSSAATGDVVIVGTIEPKIKTDFSFRTLGRLIARPVNIGDTVERGQILAAIDPAALELAVRMATAELSNSQAQFANAAGSEERQRTLLEKNVTSQASFDTIEQARQAAQSAVVRAQANLTKAREQLGYAQLKADFGGVVTLIGAEVGQVVSPGQTVVTIARPDIREAIIDVSDDLANGLKIGMPFTVALQLDPSISAQGKVREIAPQADPVTRSRRIRITLENSPEAFRLGTTVTTTIPGTPERGPRVPASAILAKDGKTRIWLVDTAAGTVSSREVQSRPDGDGWVRVTAGLAAGARVVTAGVHHLAEGQKVRIGQEGAL; the protein is encoded by the coding sequence GTGTCGATACCCATGCGCCTGATTGCTGCCGCTGCGTTTTGCGTGTTGCTTGCCGGATGCAAGGAAGAGGCCGCCGCGCCGGTTCCGGTTCGCCCGGTCCTGTCGGCAATCGTCTCATCCGCCGCGACCGGCGATGTGGTCATCGTCGGTACCATCGAGCCGAAGATCAAGACCGACTTCAGCTTCCGGACGCTCGGACGATTGATCGCCCGGCCGGTCAACATTGGCGACACCGTCGAGCGGGGGCAGATACTCGCGGCCATCGATCCGGCAGCCCTTGAGCTCGCGGTGCGGATGGCGACGGCGGAACTGTCCAACAGTCAGGCCCAGTTCGCCAACGCCGCCGGCAGCGAAGAGCGTCAGCGCACGCTGCTCGAGAAAAACGTCACCAGCCAGGCCAGCTTCGATACGATCGAACAGGCGCGGCAGGCCGCGCAATCGGCGGTGGTGCGGGCCCAGGCCAATCTCACCAAGGCGCGCGAGCAGCTTGGCTACGCGCAGCTTAAGGCCGATTTCGGCGGCGTGGTCACGCTGATCGGCGCCGAGGTCGGGCAGGTCGTGTCGCCCGGCCAGACCGTGGTTACCATCGCGCGTCCGGACATTCGCGAAGCGATCATCGACGTCTCCGACGATCTGGCCAACGGGTTGAAGATCGGCATGCCATTCACGGTGGCGCTGCAGCTCGATCCCTCGATCAGCGCGCAGGGCAAGGTGCGCGAGATCGCGCCGCAGGCCGATCCGGTGACGCGCAGCCGGCGCATCCGCATCACGCTGGAGAATTCGCCGGAGGCATTCCGGCTCGGCACCACGGTGACGACGACGATCCCCGGCACACCGGAGCGCGGCCCGCGGGTGCCAGCTTCGGCGATACTCGCGAAGGACGGCAAGACACGGATCTGGCTGGTCGACACTGCCGCAGGCACCGTGTCGTCGCGCGAGGTTCAGTCCAGGCCCGACGGCGACGGCTGGGTCCGCGTGACCGCGGGCCTCGCCGCCGGCGCGCGGGTGGTTACCGCGGGTGTCCATCATCTGGCCGAAGGCCAGAAGGTCCGCATTGGTCAGGAAGGCGCACTGTGA